A DNA window from Rhinolophus sinicus isolate RSC01 linkage group LG10, ASM3656204v1, whole genome shotgun sequence contains the following coding sequences:
- the CRBN gene encoding protein cereblon — MAGEGDPQDAAHDMGNHLPLLPVENEEEDDIEMEVEDQDSKEAKKPNVINFDTSLPTSHTYLGADMEEFHGRTLHDDDSCPVIPVLPQVTVVLIPGQTLPLQLFSPQEVSMVRNLIQKDRTFAVLAYSNIQEREAQFGTTAEIYAYREEQDFGIEIVKVKAVGRQRFKVLELRTQSDGIQQAKVQILPECVLPSTMSAVQLESLNKRQIFPSKPVSYEDQCSHRWWHKYQKRKFHCANLTSWPRWLYSLYDAETLMDRIKKQLREWDENLKDDSLPSNPIDFSYRVAACLPIDDALRIQLLKIGSAIQRLRCELDIMNKCTSLCCKQCQESEITTKNEIFSLSLCGPMAAYVNPHGYVHETLTVYKASNLTLVGRPSTEHSWFPGFAWTVAQCKICASHIGWKFTATKKDMLPQKFWGLTRSALLPTIPDTEDEISPDKVVLCL, encoded by the exons TAGAGAACGAGGAAGAAGATGACATTGAAATGGAAGTTGAAGACCAGGATAGCAAAGAAGCCAAGAAACCAAATGTCATCAATTTTGACACCAGCCTGCCGACGTCACACACG TATCTGGGCGCTGACATGGAGGAATTCCACGGCAGGACTCTGCACGACGACGACAGCTGCCCGGTGATCCCGGTGCTGCCACAGGTCACGGTGGTGCTGATCCCCGGGCAGACGTTACCTCTGCAGCTCTTCAGCCCTCAGGAGGTCAGCATGGTGCGGAACTTGATTCAGAAAGACAGAACCTTTGCGGTTCTCGCCTACAG TAACATACAGGAAAGGGAAGCACAGTTTGGGACGACAGCTGAGATCTACGCCTACCGAGAAGAGCAGGACTTTGGAATTGAGATAGTGAAAGTGAAAGCAGTTGGAAGACAGAGGTTCAAAGTCCTGGAGCTGAGAACACAGTCGGACGG AATCCAGCAAGCCAAAGTTCAGATTCTGCCCGAGTGTGTGCTGCCATCGACCATGTCTGCCGTTCAGTTAGAATCGCTCAATAAACGTCAGATATTTCCTTCAAAACCTGTGTCCTACGAAGACCAGTGTTCACATAGATGGTGGCACAAATACCAGAAG agaaAGTTTCATTGTGCAAATTTGACTTCATGGCCTCGCTGGCTGTATTCCTTGTATGATGCT gaaaCCTTAATGGATAGAATCAAGAAACAGCTACGCGAGTGGGATGAAAATCTGAAAGACGACTCGCTTCCTTCCAACCCAATAG ACTTTTCTTACAGAGTAGCTGCTTGTCTCCCCATTGACGACGCATTAAGAATTCAGCTCCTGAAAATCGGGAGCGCCATCCAACGGCTGCGCTGTGAACTCGACATTATGAATAAA TGCACGTCTCTTTGCTGTAAACAGTGTCAAGAATCAgaaataacaaccaaaaatgaaatattcag TTTATCCCTGTGCGGGCCGATGGCAGCCTACGTGAATCCTCACGGATACGTGCATGAGACGTTGACCGTGTACAAGGCCTCCAACTTGACGCTGGTCGGCCGGCCTTCCACGGAGCACAGCTGGTTTCCTGG GTTTGCCTGGACTGTTGCCCAGTGTAAGATCTGTGCAAGCCATATTGGATGGAAATTTACAGCCACCAAAAAAGACATGTTACCTCAAAAATTTTGGGGTTTGACTCGATCTGCCCTGTTGCCCACAATCCCCGACACTGAAGATGAAATCAGCCCGGACAAGGTAGTCCTCTGCTTGTAA